CGAGGTGGAACGATTGAGCCAGTTGAACGACAAACTCTACAAGCTCACCTTGGAGTGTTTTGAGCAGTGCCGTAACCTTTGGCTTATGCTCTACCGTTCGCCATACAAGGTGGATGACCGTTTCTGCTACGACTTGGACAGTACGCTTCGATTCGAGTATGCTGACAAAGACTCGGTCTTGCATCTGGAGAATGATGACTATTACGGTTCCGACTTCGACTATATGATTCATCTGACAGATGAGTTGCTCAGTACAGGACATTGCAAGATGGATACCATCGTGAATGGTGCGTCTGCCAACTTTTTCGGCAACGAAGAGGATACGTTGAGAGAGTTGACTGATACGCTCGACGATGGCACGTCGTGGGCGGAAGGCTATCTGCACAACAAGGCGTACGACCATTTGTGTATCTGTTATGCGATGCATGCCTTGCATACTCATGAGCCTTGGTGCCTGCCAGACATTCTTCGTATGGATGATTTCACTATTAATGTGAAATTGAATTATGAGCGCAGCGTGTCAGAGCAGCGAGATATTCATTATCCTGATGTAAACGAGAATGACCCTCATTGGCCTGAGGGTGTACCTTGTTTGGAAAGGTGAAAAATAATTTGTGATGCAATAAAAATAAAATTAGAACGTCATATATAAAAATAGAAGATTATGAAGTTAGCAGAAGCATTGAGCATCAGAGCCGATTTGCAGAAGAAAGTGGCTCAACTGAAAGAACGTATCAAGGAGAGCGCCAAGGTGCAGGAAGGTGATGAACCTTGCGATAACGTGGAGGAACTGTACAAGGAACTGGATGAAGCACTCGTCCAGTTGGAAGACTTGATTTATCGCATCAACATCACCAACGTTCAGATAGTTCAGGACGGAGACTCCTTGACTCGATTGATAGCCAAGAGAGACGTCTTGTCGATGCGTGTCAAGGCATTGAAAGAGGTGGTGAACTACGTAGCTGCCAACGATACTCGCTTTGGCAGAAACGAACTGAAATATGTTAGAACCATAGATATAAAGGCTCTTCGCAAGGAGGCTGATACCTATGCCAAGCAGTATCGGGAGCTCGACCTGAAAATTCAGAGTTTGAACTGGACTGTAGATTTGGTAGATTTGCAAGACTTGCCCCGATAATGGAGCGAGGATTGAAATTTTCATTGAGTAGATTAAAATTTTCGGAGAAAAGATAGAGGCAGCAAGAGGCTGACATCAGGCAATAGGTCTGTGTTAGCATTATTAAAAATTCATGTGTTTCATGCAAAGAGACGAGTTTGTTCACAGTTCATTTCAAGCATCGGGCACAAGTGTATCGCGCATTGGTATATGACAAAAGTCAGAAATGCCAGCATTTAGCATTACCATTTTGTTGGCTATCTTTTCTCCTTTTCTTTTTAGGCATTTCTTGTAAATATTCATTAGATGTTTAGAGATTATGGACAATCGTGTAAAATTCTATAGTTGGCTGATAGGCCTCTTGGATCGTAAGCATCTTACCTTTGAGGAGATTGCTAATGAGTGGCGTGATGCCAACGCTAATCAGGATGAGGATGAGCTGGACAAACGTACCTTTCATCGTTATCGTGAAAATATCCAGTCGCAGTTTGGCATTACTGTGGAATGCGACAAGAGCGACGGCTATCGGTATTATCTGAAGCGTGATCCGATCGCTAATGATGATGTGACGGAATGGATGCTGAGTTCCCTGCGGCTGGCTTCGTTAGGTGATATGCTGAAGTTTCACAATAAAGTGATGCTCGATACACCGCCATATAACACGGAATATCTGGATGATATTCTTGCAGCGATAGATAAGCAATATCTGCTGAAGTTTAAGTATGTTTCGGGGTTCGGAGCAGAGAGCGATATCGTGTTACAACCGGCTTTCGTGAGATACTTCAAACAACGGTGGTACGTTGTGGGAGTGAAAGTGAAGAGTGAAGAACGAAGAGTGAAGAATTCAAGTGCTGAGGTTGATGGAGATGCTGATTTGAATGCTGAGGTTGATGTGAGAAAACTCGTTCGTTGTCTTCCTTTCGACCGCATCAGTTTCCTGAAGCTTATTTGCGAGAAGCATCCGTTGTCGGCAAAGATGAAGAAGTTTCTGACTCCAGAGAATTATTATGAAGATTGCTTTGGTATCTATCGGATGGAAGATGTGCCCGTGGAAAAAATCCGCATCCGTGCCTTCTATCCGGAATACAATTACATCGAGGAGGTTCCGCTGCACGAAAGTCAGCAGAAAGTAAAGGAGTCGAAAGATGGAATGTATAGGGAATATACCCTCACCATTCGTCCCAGCCGTGATTTCCTTCAGGAACTGTTGTGGCATGGCAGAAATATCATCGTACTGAAGCCTGAGAGCTTGAGGCAGGAGATGATTGGTATCTTAAAGGATATGACGAAGAGTTATGAGACGGGCGAATGTCTGAATGGGGAGGAATAAAAGAATCCTCAGATTGGGAATACACTGTGAGCTCAATCTGAGGATTTATCTCTATGTAAAGAGTTGAATCGATTTCAACCCATTAGCGTTCTTGTAATCTTCTACGTCTGTTTGTGTGTTGGACGATAATAATTTATCGTATGAAAAAAGTCCTTTCACAAAAGTCTTTTTATATCAGAGAAACAGAGAGTTAAGTGTGAAAGGACTTTTCCTGGATGATGCCAGCCTCCTGCTGTTTCGATGGCAATGGGGGCGGTAAACTATGATGATAGGTTAAATATGCCTATAGAAGAAGGCGAAAAGATACTCTCTTCGTATCGTTTGATCCGGGTCGTCCATATAGCTGACTCAGGTCATCTATATGGATGACTGGAGTGATTTATATGGATGACGGTAGTCAACCAATGGAAGGAAAGTGTATTTCCTCCTTCTATTCCACATTCCTTCTCCCTTTGGCAATGGTTCTTTCTCCCCATTGAATCTGCTCCATCATTCTCTGTTTTTGGTTCCATCTCTTACTGCTGTTACAGGCGGTGTGAAGCTATATTGATAAAAATGTCTTCATACTTAAGTATATGTATATCAGGATGTTGAAGGTGTTGTGAAAGGAGAAATTATTATCATGACAAATAAGGAATATTGGTGAGGAGAGGAGTCATGGTTTTCTCCTTATCTATAAAGATGATATTGTTGCAGTCATCTGCCTTCTTACGGTCACGAATCATTTTCATCATGCAGCTTTTACCTACACGACGTTGACCTACTAATACGATGATAGTCTCCTTACCAAGATACCTTTCTATCTTGTCGATATATGATTGACGAATAATAGTTGCCATATTTTTATCACTTATAAATGAAATTTTCTGCAAATATACGATTTTTATCTTTTATAATGGATGAAAATTCTAAATATTTTGCTTTTATCTTCTATAAAAGATAAAAAATGGCGTTTTATTCTCATTTTATGATAATCATAAAGGGTTCTTCTCAAATTTTGGTACATTTATGTATCTAAGTTTGAGGAGACCTTTATCTGCAAAAGAGAAATCGATGCTCTTCCACCCATAATTCGCTTTGCGGTCTTTATCTTGTTGACCGAACCTTCAAGGATTCCATTGTTCAATTTGCTAGCAATAGAATTATTGATGGCGGAATAGTCCTTAATCAGTCCTTTGGCAAACTTTTCCATTTTCTCATTACCACATCCTATGACCATGTTAATCCATTTGTACAAGTTCATTTTGACCTCTCCGCTCAAAATGCCTTGAAATGTTGTTATATAATAGGCTAAATCGGTAATATGCAAGTCCTGCAGAAACAATCTGACTGTATCAGTCTTGGTTTTCCAGTTGAAGTGAACTATTGAATTCCAAAGGTCATACTCTTCGCTCCTGATAGTTGCCTTTGCAAGAAATGCCTTGTAGGCATCATCGTATGCCTTCCAGTCTTCCTTCCATTTTTCTCTCAGTAGAAAAAGAAGTCTTTTCAGTATTTCTTTCTTCTCTGTAGAATGTAACCCCTTGGTAACCACAGAGTAATCCAATGACTTTTTACAGAGAATCCTGTTTGTAATAGATTCTATGGCTTTGTAAGCCCTTAGTTGCGTTGGGTTGAGCAAGTCCTCATATTTGGTGTTCCTTAGCTTTCCCATCTTAAATCCATCAAACCCTGTTTTGTCATGGATTTCACTCAAAGTCAGTCCTTGCCTTGCATAAAGATCCATGAAAGTGTTCCATTCAGCCATTTTCTTGATTCTTCTTTTATCCTTGCACATCGATTCCAAGACTGCATATATGCTGGTATAAAGCCAACCTCTACTTATTTGTGGCTTAATGGGACCAACTAGACCTTGAGTCAGCAACTCCATTCTCTTATGCAAAAACTCCTGCAGAATCTTTGGAAAGACTGCGCTCGTCAAGTCTTCAATGACATGGAATTTGTCTGTGATAGCATGTGCTGATGGGGCTCCTTGCTTGATAGCCTTAATGAAGCATCGTCCCCTATCACGAGTGATAGTATCGACTTTCTTGTATTGTTTCAAGACATTTGCCACAATCGAAGAATCTCTAGAGTCTATCAGTTCCAAAATCTCGCCTGTGTCATGGTCTACGATAACACTGCCATAGGTATGTCCCTTTCTCTTGGCAAAGTCATCTATGCCTATATTCCTGGCAGTCCTGTCTGGAAGTCTTTGGATCTTTTTCAAATGATTTATGCAAGTATTTGGACAGCAGGTGATTCCCATCTTTCTCATGACCTTGGAGGTCGACACAGATGACATATGTATATGAAGCTGGTTCATCAACTCTATGCATCTTACACTGAATCTTGCATATTTGTTTAGCCACTTCGTCTGTTGCTCTACAAATATATGTTTATCAGACTGGCAGTAAAAACGGCGCATGTAAAGGGTGAGAACAAACCGTTTACACCCTAAAGGACACATCGTGACCGTTCTCTTTTGCCAGCCACGGGTATGAGTGGTTTTCTGGCCACAACGGTCGCAGAAGGCATGGGTAGCCGTACTCACGAGAACCATTTTGAGTTCCGTGGAAGAGAAGTCACAACTTGTGATAAAAAAGCCATCTATGGCAGGAAAAATGTCCATAAGAAGTTTTTCTCCGGCCATAGAAGCATTTATATCGGATTTTATTTGGTTGTTCCTTATCTTTTTTATAATTTTGCATCTGTTAGCGATTGTATCCATTGTAAGTCATATTTTATGATCACTTTAAACTTACATATTTTTGGAGACAATCGCTAATTTTTTATATTAAACTTTCTCAAAAATATTGCTCCTTCATATAAAAATTGGGGCTTTGTACTAAAATTTGAGAAGAACCTCATAAAGTGATTATTTATATTCCTTCAGATACCAGTCTTTGATGCACCCGGAATAATGCTTGGCAAACTCCTCGGCTTGTCCGGGAGCACAGGCTTTTACTTTCCTGGCTGGAATACCTGCCCATATTTCATGTGCAGGAACCTTGGTGCCATGGGTAACTACAGCACCTGCAGCAATGATGGCTCCTTCGCCAATGTCTGCCTTGTCAAGCACAGTGGCATTCATTCCGATGAGTGCCCCTTTCCTAACTCTCGCTCCGTGAACAATGGCACCATGTCCCACTGATACATCATCCTCCAGAATGCAAGGCATCGTACCGGTTTGATGGATGCATGCACAATCCTGCACATTCACTCTGTTTCCGCATCTGATGGCATCCACGTCAGAGCGCAATACCGCACTATACCAGATGCTACAGTCATCGCCAAGAATACAGTCACCTGTCAGTACGGCATTCTCAGCGATAAAACAATTCTTTCCCCATCGGGGAGTCTTTCCTTCTACTGTCTTTATAATAGCCATATTGAATATATATTTAAATTTGGGTGCAAAGGTAACAAAAAATATTGGAATCACCTTATACTATTTCAGATACTTCTTCAGCCACAAATCGAAGAACTTATCATATACTACGTAGGCATCATCCTGCTGGGTGATAAAATCCTTCTCCAGCAATCCTTTCAGGGCGGAATTTACAGAGCTTGGCGACGGGAGATGATATTTCTTGGCGAAGGCTCCGCTCTTTACGCTTCTGGCTTCGCCCTCTGCAGAGATGGCGATGAAGACATTGCGCTGCTTTTCCGGCATCTGGCGCAGAAGGGTCTCATAGGTGTCTGATGCCATGTTGAGATTGTAGTTGATGGCATCATCTACCATATCCAGAGTGCAGGTACCCTGCTCGGGAGTCTTGAGGAAGAGGACATTCATTACTCGCTGGATGTATGAGGTGACACCACCGAAACGGACGAAGAGTTCTCCGATAATGGCAGTATCCAGATGTTTGTTGCGCTCCTCGAACTTGGCTGTGGCAAACTCCTTGTATTTCTCCACATCCAGAGGCTTCAGGTTCATCAGCGTCACGCTCTGATAGAATGGGCGGGCAGGAGATGTGAACATCTCGGCCATCAGATGGCGATGAGAACCCGAGAAGATGAAGTGGGCATTGGTGCATCGCTGGATGTAGGTACGGAGCAATGCCTCTATGCGATTGTCGGCATAGTTGGTGATTTGCTGAAACTCGTCGATGGCAACAAGACATGGCTTGTCGGCTTGGTTGAGATAAGAGAATATCTCATCAAGCGTAATTTCCGGATTCACCATGTTGCCAATGCCTATTCCCCAAATTGGAGCCCCGTTGATATCGAAAGAGATTTCTGAACGGAGAGAAGAGAGCGCCATCAGAAATTTCTCCCAAGCGCTTCTGCCTTTAGAGCGAAGTGCGTCAATGATGGCTTTGCCGAACATATTGACCAGGTCTCTGACGGAATTGGTTGAATAGATGTCTATGATGAAAGTATAATAATCTTTTTGGATGACTGGCTGGGCAAAGCAATGGTGAATCAGCTCTGTCTTTCCGATACGTCGAGGGGAAATCAGAGCCATGTTATTCTCATTGATCAGCATCTCTGTGATGTGCTGGGTTTCTTCCACACGGTCGCAGAAGTATTCCGGACCGGCGTAACCATTTGTGACAAAAGGATTCTTCATTACCATATCTATACCTTATTATAAGTTCAACGTTTGCTGTTTCTTCTGCAAAGATACAACTTTTATTCCGATTATCATAAAGTGATTATCATAAAATGATAATGAAATAAGGAATTTTATCATTTGATGATTATCATAAATTGATAATTATGACATGGAGACTCCTCTAATGTCAATAGAAAAAGGGTTGCAATCCTCGAAAAGATGGATTACAACCCTTTATACCTTATTATATATAAGAGTTAAGATAACTCTATCATATATTCAAATGTGGAAGCTTATTACAGCTGAGCCAACTCTACAACCTTATCTACTGCAGCGCTCAAGCCGTCCTTGTTCTTACCGCCAGCCTGAGCATAGTGAGGCTGACCGCCACCGCCGCCCTGAATCAACTTGGCAGCTTCGCGAATCATCTTACCAGCGTTCAAGCCGTGATCCTTTACCATATCATCGCTGAACATCACGCTGAGCATAGGCTTGTCGTTATAAACAGAACCTACCACGCAAATCATGTTCTCAGGCAAAGCCTCGCGAACCTTGAATACCAAATCCTTGGCAGCTGCTGGCTCCATTGGCAATACGGCTGTAACAACCTTCACGCCGTTGATTTCTCTTGCATTCTCTACAAGCTTATCCTTGGCACGCTCCACAGCCTGAGCCTGGAACTTCTCAACATCCTTCTTCAGGGCATCGTGCTCGTCGATGTACTTTCTGATAACACCCTCGAGATCCTTGGCGTTGTTGAACAAGCCCTTCAAGGCTACGATGGTATCCTGCAAGCCGTAGATAGCCTCCTCGCATGCCTTGCCTGTCAAAGCCTCGATACGGCGGATGCCGGCTGCTACGCTGCTTTCAGAGATAATCTTGAAGAAACCAATCTTACCGGTGCTTTTGGCGTGAATACCACCACAGAACTCAGCAGATGGACCGAAGCGAACCACACGAACCTTGTCGCCATACTTCTCGCCGAAGAGGGCGATAGCGCCAAGTTCCTTAGCCTCCTCGATAGGAGTATCGCGGTGCTCATCCAGGGCGTAGTCGGCACGGATCATCTCGTTTACCATGTGCTCTACCTTGCGGAGCTCCTCATCTGTTACCTTCTGGAAGTGAGAGAAGTCGAAACGCAATGTATCCTTATCTACATAAGAACCCTTCTGCTCTACGTGCTCGCCCAAAACCTGCTTCAGGCAGTAGTCGAGCAAGTGGGTAGCTGTATGGTTGGCAGCGCTTCCCTCGCGGCTCTCGATATCAACGCAAGCCATGAAATCAGCGTTTACATCCTTTGGCAACTCCTTTACGATATGGATGCTCTGGTTGTTCTCGCGCTTGGTGTCGATAACCTGGATGGTCTCATCCTCGCTAACGAGTACACCCTTGTCGCCAACCTGTCCACCCATCTCACCATAGAATGGAGTGCTGTCGAGTACCAACTCATAGAAAGAGTTCTTCTTCTGAGTCACCTTGCGGTAGCGCAGGATGTGGCACTCATATTCTGTATAGTCGTAACCCACGAAGTTCTGGTCGCCTTCCTTCAAAACCTCCC
The Segatella copri DNA segment above includes these coding regions:
- a CDS encoding gamma carbonic anhydrase family protein, encoding MAIIKTVEGKTPRWGKNCFIAENAVLTGDCILGDDCSIWYSAVLRSDVDAIRCGNRVNVQDCACIHQTGTMPCILEDDVSVGHGAIVHGARVRKGALIGMNATVLDKADIGEGAIIAAGAVVTHGTKVPAHEIWAGIPARKVKACAPGQAEEFAKHYSGCIKDWYLKEYK
- a CDS encoding DIP1984 family protein; translation: MKLAEALSIRADLQKKVAQLKERIKESAKVQEGDEPCDNVEELYKELDEALVQLEDLIYRINITNVQIVQDGDSLTRLIAKRDVLSMRVKALKEVVNYVAANDTRFGRNELKYVRTIDIKALRKEADTYAKQYRELDLKIQSLNWTVDLVDLQDLPR
- a CDS encoding helix-turn-helix transcriptional regulator produces the protein MDNRVKFYSWLIGLLDRKHLTFEEIANEWRDANANQDEDELDKRTFHRYRENIQSQFGITVECDKSDGYRYYLKRDPIANDDVTEWMLSSLRLASLGDMLKFHNKVMLDTPPYNTEYLDDILAAIDKQYLLKFKYVSGFGAESDIVLQPAFVRYFKQRWYVVGVKVKSEERRVKNSSAEVDGDADLNAEVDVRKLVRCLPFDRISFLKLICEKHPLSAKMKKFLTPENYYEDCFGIYRMEDVPVEKIRIRAFYPEYNYIEEVPLHESQQKVKESKDGMYREYTLTIRPSRDFLQELLWHGRNIIVLKPESLRQEMIGILKDMTKSYETGECLNGEE
- a CDS encoding AAA family ATPase, which codes for MKNPFVTNGYAGPEYFCDRVEETQHITEMLINENNMALISPRRIGKTELIHHCFAQPVIQKDYYTFIIDIYSTNSVRDLVNMFGKAIIDALRSKGRSAWEKFLMALSSLRSEISFDINGAPIWGIGIGNMVNPEITLDEIFSYLNQADKPCLVAIDEFQQITNYADNRIEALLRTYIQRCTNAHFIFSGSHRHLMAEMFTSPARPFYQSVTLMNLKPLDVEKYKEFATAKFEERNKHLDTAIIGELFVRFGGVTSYIQRVMNVLFLKTPEQGTCTLDMVDDAINYNLNMASDTYETLLRQMPEKQRNVFIAISAEGEARSVKSGAFAKKYHLPSPSSVNSALKGLLEKDFITQQDDAYVVYDKFFDLWLKKYLK
- a CDS encoding ISL3 family transposase; translated protein: MDTIANRCKIIKKIRNNQIKSDINASMAGEKLLMDIFPAIDGFFITSCDFSSTELKMVLVSTATHAFCDRCGQKTTHTRGWQKRTVTMCPLGCKRFVLTLYMRRFYCQSDKHIFVEQQTKWLNKYARFSVRCIELMNQLHIHMSSVSTSKVMRKMGITCCPNTCINHLKKIQRLPDRTARNIGIDDFAKRKGHTYGSVIVDHDTGEILELIDSRDSSIVANVLKQYKKVDTITRDRGRCFIKAIKQGAPSAHAITDKFHVIEDLTSAVFPKILQEFLHKRMELLTQGLVGPIKPQISRGWLYTSIYAVLESMCKDKRRIKKMAEWNTFMDLYARQGLTLSEIHDKTGFDGFKMGKLRNTKYEDLLNPTQLRAYKAIESITNRILCKKSLDYSVVTKGLHSTEKKEILKRLLFLLREKWKEDWKAYDDAYKAFLAKATIRSEEYDLWNSIVHFNWKTKTDTVRLFLQDLHITDLAYYITTFQGILSGEVKMNLYKWINMVIGCGNEKMEKFAKGLIKDYSAINNSIASKLNNGILEGSVNKIKTAKRIMGGRASISLLQIKVSSNLDT